The following proteins are encoded in a genomic region of Primulina huaijiensis isolate GDHJ02 chromosome 3, ASM1229523v2, whole genome shotgun sequence:
- the LOC140972241 gene encoding NAC domain-containing protein 6-like, with protein sequence MDEWSICELELPGFRFHPTEEELLSFYLRSVIFGKNVDIIGFLNIYNYDPDELPGLARIGEREWYFFVQRDRKHGSGGRPSRVTEKGYWKATGSDRRILSLSNPKKVLGFRKTLVFYQGRAPHGTKTDWVMNEYRLPDSCSHRDIVVCKIYRKATSLKEFEHRAAMEEELKAPTMDYVSFSEDTDTTLVEESGRWRSSTGASLVEDLAELQVPNRDMDWNQDSFWTQFSPTFLPLC encoded by the exons ATGGATGAATGGAGTATATGTGAGCTTGAGTTGCCTGGATTCCGGTTTCATCCAACTGAAGAGGAGCTCCTCAGTTTCTATCTCAGAAGTGTGATATTTGGCAAGAATGTAGATATAATCGGTTTTCTAAATATTTACAACTATGATCCCGACGAGCTTCCGGGCTTGGCAAGAATTGGGGAGCGAGAATGGTACTTTTTCGTGCAGAGGGACAGAAAGCATGGGAGTGGAGGGAGGCCAAGCAGGGTTACCGAAAAGGGGTACTGGAAAGCCACTGGGTCGGACCGCAGGATACTGAGCTTGTCCAATCCTAAGAAGGTGTTGGGTTTTCGGAAAACGCTGGTGTTCTATCAAGGCAGAGCGCCACATGGAACAAAGACCGACTGGGTGATGAACGAGTATCGATTACCGGATTCTTGCTCCCATAGG GATATAGTGGTGTGTAAAATATACAGGAAGGCAACCTCCCTCAAGGAGTTTGAACACAGGGCTGCCATGGAAGAAGAACTCAAGGCCCCGACAATGGATTACGTCTCATTTTCCGAGGACACCGACACAACACTTGTGGAGGAGAGTGGTCGATGGAGGAGTAGTACCGGCGCAAGTCTCGTAGAGGATTTAGCGGAGCTCCAAGTGCCTAACCGCGACATGGATTGGAACCAAGATTCATTCTGGACACAATTCAGCCCCACTTTCTTACCATTATGCTGA
- the LOC140973716 gene encoding lysM domain-containing GPI-anchored protein 2-like isoform X2, with the protein MARTNFFSAFLLFFAMATPPSTFSLRCASPASCNSLIDYVSPNATTLSSIQTLFTLPNLSSILAANNLPLSTLPTYPIASKQIIKILFPCICTNGTGISNGLPSYTVIHGDGLYHIAAEVFSGLITVSQIQTANNISNPDLILEGQKLSIPLPCSCDDVDGQKVMHYGHVVPEGSSVEGIAQEFNTSQDTLLRLNNLNSSKELMAGSILDVPLRACSSTIKNNSMDYNLLVPNDTYALTANNCVVCKCDAALQWVLQCVPSGQLKTGAGSCPSVLCEGPGNLSIGNSTSSGCNRTTCSYAGYNNQTILTTLALNSTCPAVGGGGGGESLAVRLRGWRHMLLLFLIFTVSVAYVR; encoded by the exons ATGGCTAGAACCAACTTCTTCTCAGCTTTCCTCCTCTTCTTTGCAATGGCAACTCCTCCATCAACTTTTAGCCTTCGCTGCGCCTCTCCCGCCTCCTGCAACTCTCTTATCGACTATGTCTCTCCCAATGCCACCACTCTCTCCTCCATTCAGACCCTTTTCACACTCCCCAATCTCTCTTCCATTCTAGCCGCCAACAACCTTCCCCTCTCCACCCTACCTACCTACCCTATAGCCTCCAAACAGATCATCAAGATTCTCTTCCCCTGCATCTGCACCAACGGCACCGGGATATCCAACGGCCTCCCATCATACACCGTGATCCATGGAGACGGTCTCTATCACATCGCGGCGGAGGTGTTCTCGGGCTTGATCACCGTTTCACAAATCCAGACGGCTAACAACATATCAAACCCAGATCTGATTCTCGAGGGACAGAAGCTTTCGATACCGCTGCCCTGCAGCTGTGATGATGTGGATGGGCAGAAGGTGATGCACTATGGACACGTGGTGCCCGAGGGGAGCTCCGTGGAGGGAATTGCCCAGGAGTTTAATACTTCACAGGATACGCTGCTGCGCCTCAATAATTTGAATAGTTCCAAAGAACTCATGGCTGGCAGTATTCTAGATGTGCCACTTAGAG CTTGTTCTTCGACGATAAAGAATAATTCGATGGACTACAACTTGCTCGTTCCCAATGACACATACGCGCTCACTGCCAACAACTGTGTGGTGTGCAAATGTGATGCTGCACTACAGTGGGT GCTACAATGTGTACCTTCAGGTCAGTTGAAAACGGGTGCTGGTTCATGCCCCTCAGTCCTGTGCGAGGGTCCTGGAAACTTGTCTATCGGAAACAGCACGTCTTCGGGCTGCAATCGCACCACCTGTTCCTATGCTGGATACAACAACCAAACCATTCTAACCACGCTGGCTTTGAACTCAACTTGCCCAGCTGTTG gtggtggt
- the LOC140973716 gene encoding lysM domain-containing GPI-anchored protein 2-like isoform X1, whose amino-acid sequence MARTNFFSAFLLFFAMATPPSTFSLRCASPASCNSLIDYVSPNATTLSSIQTLFTLPNLSSILAANNLPLSTLPTYPIASKQIIKILFPCICTNGTGISNGLPSYTVIHGDGLYHIAAEVFSGLITVSQIQTANNISNPDLILEGQKLSIPLPCSCDDVDGQKVMHYGHVVPEGSSVEGIAQEFNTSQDTLLRLNNLNSSKELMAGSILDVPLRACSSTIKNNSMDYNLLVPNDTYALTANNCVVCKCDAALQWVLQCVPSGQLKTGAGSCPSVLCEGPGNLSIGNSTSSGCNRTTCSYAGYNNQTILTTLALNSTCPAVGGGGGGGESLAVRLRGWRHMLLLFLIFTVSVAYVR is encoded by the exons ATGGCTAGAACCAACTTCTTCTCAGCTTTCCTCCTCTTCTTTGCAATGGCAACTCCTCCATCAACTTTTAGCCTTCGCTGCGCCTCTCCCGCCTCCTGCAACTCTCTTATCGACTATGTCTCTCCCAATGCCACCACTCTCTCCTCCATTCAGACCCTTTTCACACTCCCCAATCTCTCTTCCATTCTAGCCGCCAACAACCTTCCCCTCTCCACCCTACCTACCTACCCTATAGCCTCCAAACAGATCATCAAGATTCTCTTCCCCTGCATCTGCACCAACGGCACCGGGATATCCAACGGCCTCCCATCATACACCGTGATCCATGGAGACGGTCTCTATCACATCGCGGCGGAGGTGTTCTCGGGCTTGATCACCGTTTCACAAATCCAGACGGCTAACAACATATCAAACCCAGATCTGATTCTCGAGGGACAGAAGCTTTCGATACCGCTGCCCTGCAGCTGTGATGATGTGGATGGGCAGAAGGTGATGCACTATGGACACGTGGTGCCCGAGGGGAGCTCCGTGGAGGGAATTGCCCAGGAGTTTAATACTTCACAGGATACGCTGCTGCGCCTCAATAATTTGAATAGTTCCAAAGAACTCATGGCTGGCAGTATTCTAGATGTGCCACTTAGAG CTTGTTCTTCGACGATAAAGAATAATTCGATGGACTACAACTTGCTCGTTCCCAATGACACATACGCGCTCACTGCCAACAACTGTGTGGTGTGCAAATGTGATGCTGCACTACAGTGGGT GCTACAATGTGTACCTTCAGGTCAGTTGAAAACGGGTGCTGGTTCATGCCCCTCAGTCCTGTGCGAGGGTCCTGGAAACTTGTCTATCGGAAACAGCACGTCTTCGGGCTGCAATCGCACCACCTGTTCCTATGCTGGATACAACAACCAAACCATTCTAACCACGCTGGCTTTGAACTCAACTTGCCCAGCTGTTGGTG gtggtggt